CTTAACATACCATTCAAAGGGAGATACGTCAGGACACTTGACAAATATGTACATGCCGCTCCTGTATTTGAATCCTACTGGCTTGCTCATATACAATGCAAGAACATTTCCTGGATATATGACTGCCTGTATAATTTTAGTAGTAAACAGTGTAAGTTTCCAACTCGATCTTGGAGTTAAACCAAATTGGCAACAGTAGAGGACTATTGGAGTTGCGTATGGAACCTTAATAACATCCACGCGCTCGCTGCCTTCACGAAGTGAACTCACAATTCTCTCACCAATGTACAAGAGAACTGGGACCATAATATACATCCATGTCTGCCAAGGAAAGAGATTTGAAGATTTGGTTAGTCTCCTATTTTGCATATTCACATACGAGCAGATATAGTTTATAAGATAATATGTAATGCTTACCGTCTTACGGTACCACTCCTTGGTGAGAAACAAGTAGTAGCCATGTACGACTAGGAGGATATACGCAACAGCAAGCAAATGATGAGCGTACCAGAAGGCGTTGAATCCTGCCAAATGGTGAACTGGATACGGCAATTTCACAACGTTCTTACGAAACTTATGAAGGGCCAACGTGAATGAGAACAACATTATCAGGAGCATCAGTATGCCAGAAATACCAACGATACTGTTTACCAGCTCACCATAAGTTGGCTGATGGTAATCGAAGTATTCGCCTAGGTACCTCATAAATTTTGGATTCGGAGTAAATACCAGCCTCGGAAAATCACACATTATGTGAGCAGTTACATGGAGGAATGTGAAAATTGCGATTGTAAGGGCGATCACTTTGTGAAAGTTGATGTTATCATCGAAAGGAATGAAGCTACCAAGGAATGTCGATCTGAGCCTAGTAAGTAATGTCCTACATACAGGGATGAGAATCAAAGCCATATTGAGCTTAAGTCCTTCAGCAGCACCTTTGGCAATGCACACACAATTGCCCATGATTTGATACGCTGGGTGATGCTGGTACTTCTGGAACTTCCAATTGAATACCATTATGTTAATAGTCAGCCATATCACGACAATCCATATTCTTCTCCAGTTATCATAAACAAATTCAAATGCCTGTTTCAGAAACTTGCTAACTGGAGTTCTGTATTCTTTTGGGATCATCGTTCTGGTCAGGGTTTGGCTTTTTTTCGCAAATGTTTCACCTTCTTCAGATTTAACCATCCCTTGCAGTAAAGTCTCCAGTTGCCAAATCTGTTGTTACAATtatccaaaaacaaaataatcagGATACTTGAACTCTGAGATATAGAGAATCTGGGTGCTTCAGTTAAATGAAATTTTACCTCTATGTATCCTAAATGATCAGGGTCAAGTTCTTCCATGATCAGAGATGCGTAAGATGCTGCATTATTTTTGATATTTGCAAGCTTATTTGCCGAAGCACTTAACAGTAATACCTCCTTCACTTCATCCTCTGACAGCTTCCCGTCGCCATTCTTGTCACACCTGCAGAGAGAAAATTACAGAGATCACACAGGGTTTTACCTCTGTAACCCCGGAAGGTTTGTCTCTTCCAATTAAACAGATGGGAGTTGAAACAGAAAATTGTGTGCATGTTGTTGGAATTCAGTGCTAGTTTTGGATCATAGAAACTCAGTTATTGTCtgttaaaaagaaaaatcttacaTGTCAAAGAAAATTTGCAGCCGAGCATCGAGGTCGCGATTGGACATATCATCCCAAAACTCTCTCAGTTCATCCTTGCTAATACCAATGGTTGTATCAGTACCATGACGTCTCGCCAATGCATCAAAGAGTTCATTCGCGAATTCCTTTGTATCCGCCATTCCTATTCAACAAAAAGGGGGATTTCCATACTTTGAAACACTAGAAATGAAAAAACAACATAAGAGAGAAAgcaagagaaagcttaccaatacatttTCCAAAATTATCTCTATAAAGTCTTTCTTCGTATGCAAGCTCATTAAATCGTTTTTCGACCGCTCTCCATGCCTCATCTTCTTTTCCTGTTTTTGTCCTTGCAAGAAATCTTAAACCCTGAATTCCTTTTGTTGCACTTGTTTTGACGCTACCCCCATTTTCTGTCGTTCTAACATTTTTTCTTTCATGGAGATCATTCGTCTCGAATTGCCCTACGTTCTTGGGTGTTTTCCTTACACTTGTCGGATCATCTACATTTTCTTGTTGTTGTACTACAATGCTTTCAAGTATCCATTTCGAAGAATTCGATTCCTCTAGATCTTCATGCATTGTCTATGTTTTTTTTTCagaatttctcttcttctcaatgGAATTTGAAAATCAGAATTGATTGAGAAGAAGAGAATTCAGCTGCAGACAGTAATGTGTGTGCAGAGAAGAaaattgagttgaagaaatgaagaaattgTTGAAGGTGTCAATAAGAATGGAAATTCTGGAAATTCGTTCAAGGTTCGTTAAATTGTCGGTTTTCTATACTTGGCTTGTTTATTTCAGGCTCTAtagaaagaaaattaaaattaaaataaatccaAGTGGACTATGGGGAACCCATTTTAGACATTGGTCTACCCTGTCGTGCAGAATCAGTGAACAACTAATTGAGATTGATTTGGTTTTCAAAATTACATTACAAATCTGAAATTCTTATATACATGTACAATTAAAGGGGTTATAAAACGCGTTTCAGTCTTCAGCGAAATTGCCATCAGTTTCACTGTTAACCGGACTACTCACCGCGTTTCCCTTCAACGTTGTTAGCACAAACTCAGAATGCGTCATCCCACCGTGTTTCAATGTCAAGTTATCTGAATTTACCAATCTGAGCAATTAAGTCAACAAGATCTAAAATATGAACAATGCCATTCAACGGTGAGATCGATATGTACGTTGATCAAGTAAATGGATAATGAATATAATAGTGTCCATCCATGTTCATGTTCATGTGGTTTCACATATTCTATTGGCATCAGAATCAGTTAACAAATTTCAACTTGACTATAAACAAAAGGGATTTGAATTCTTAAAACGAAGTGACATACTCTTAGTGTTCTAATTGTCAGGCACGTCGTATAGTGGTGTTCCACTCCTAGCACCTACTACCTTCACGTTCTCATAGGCATATTTTTATAGTTCTTCAAGTTAACACTTGATTGTTCCCTATCTTTGATTCTTTCTAACATAACAAAATATATGTGATAATGTCTACTACTCACATGTATCCCCTTTGAGCCCAGCTGTACTGGATGAGTCGATGATACTGGTGGTGACTCGACGAGTATCAATTCTCAGTTATATTAAGACCCACTTTTCCATAGTCCAATGCTGGGTCTTTGGGCTTTTCGAGTTCCAGTAAGGAGCTTATTCCAGACAAAACCCTGGTAGCGCTTCTTCAAGAGCTGAATGAAGTATCAACATCCTGCAGCATATTTGCAGAGTAGAATCAGAAGATGATAGCTTCTCAGTAACATTATCAAAGTAACACAAATTTTTTAAGGTGATTGATCAGTGTTTATACGGTATTCTGACAGAGATATAATCTTGGCTTAAACACTCATTTCTCGAACTTCATAACATTTCTTCATCCAGCTCTGTAATGGAAACATAACCCTCTTCTCTCATCAGCTCAATCAATCCACCCAATACATCATAAATATCTGCAATTCTCTCGCTCGACACATCTCTAGCCACAAAAGTTTGTAACCCATTATCTGTTTCGATCCAACTACAGCCAGGTAATTTTTTCAATCCCATTTTCTTCATCCGACCCCTAACCATCACAGCATCATCCCACATTCCAGCTCGAACATACAAATTTGCGAGGACTACATAGTTCCAAGTGTTTTGGGGTTCGATTTCAAACAGTTTCTCACAAATAAACCTACCAAGATTAACATCTCCTGAAACCGAAATACCATTTAACAATGCGCCCCAAACTTTTGCACTAGGTTCAATTGGCATCCTAGATATGAAATCAGCTGCTTCATAAATCATTCCAGCACGGCTCAGAACTGCAACCATACAAGCATAATGTTCAATTTCAGGGACAACCCCATAATATGGTAGCATTGAATCGAAAATCTTTCGAGCTTCAC
This portion of the Papaver somniferum cultivar HN1 chromosome 11, ASM357369v1, whole genome shotgun sequence genome encodes:
- the LOC113321964 gene encoding putative respiratory burst oxidase homolog protein H; this encodes MHEDLEESNSSKWILESIVVQQQENVDDPTSVRKTPKNVGQFETNDLHERKNVRTTENGGSVKTSATKGIQGLRFLARTKTGKEDEAWRAVEKRFNELAYEERLYRDNFGKCIGMADTKEFANELFDALARRHGTDTTIGISKDELREFWDDMSNRDLDARLQIFFDMCDKNGDGKLSEDEVKEVLLLSASANKLANIKNNAASYASLIMEELDPDHLGYIEIWQLETLLQGMVKSEEGETFAKKSQTLTRTMIPKEYRTPVSKFLKQAFEFVYDNWRRIWIVVIWLTINIMVFNWKFQKYQHHPAYQIMGNCVCIAKGAAEGLKLNMALILIPVCRTLLTRLRSTFLGSFIPFDDNINFHKVIALTIAIFTFLHVTAHIMCDFPRLVFTPNPKFMRYLGEYFDYHQPTYGELVNSIVGISGILMLLIMLFSFTLALHKFRKNVVKLPYPVHHLAGFNAFWYAHHLLAVAYILLVVHGYYLFLTKEWYRKTTWMYIMVPVLLYIGERIVSSLREGSERVDVIKAVIYPGNVLALYMSKPVGFKYRSGMYIFVKCPDVSPFEWHPFSLTSAPGDDYVSVHIRTLGDWTTELRNLFQQVCDAPPTQPKKGRLARMETTAVTNFEQSRTIFPKLQIDGPYGAPAQNYKKYDILLLIGLGIGATPFISILKDLLYNLGDMEGSVQNGKGKGPGRAYFYWVTREQASFEWFKGVMDDVAEHDHNDVIEMHNYLTSVYEEGDVRSALITMVQSLQHAKNGIDIVSDSKIRTHFARPNWRKVFTDLARTHKSSRIGVFYCGSATLTEQLKKLCHEFSHSTSTRFHFHKENF